A stretch of Brassica napus cultivar Da-Ae chromosome C6, Da-Ae, whole genome shotgun sequence DNA encodes these proteins:
- the LOC125588351 gene encoding uncharacterized protein LOC125588351, protein MWYLPIADRLKRMYQSKKTAAAMRWHAEHQAKEGEMCHPSDAAEWKNFQEIHPRFAEEPRNVYLGLCTDGFNPFGRSHNHSLWPVILTPYNLSPGMCMKTEYMFLTMLNSGPNHPRASLDIFLKPLIEELKELWSTRVEAYDVSLNQNFNLKAVLLWTISDFPAYSMLSGVQHAFRMDDPWKTCWFDCHRRILPCNHPLRKNRKDFLKRKYAVNEVLPDSLTGEQVYSEQLNGVNPPKTSVCGGNGHEKKKPGYGKYHNWHKEIIFWELPYWRDLILRHNLDVMHIEKNFFDNIMNTLMNVKGKSKDTIQSRLDISEFCDRPHLHVDGDGQAPFPPYTLDEAGKKSLLECVKHEVKFPDGYASDLANCVDMENNKFSGMKSHDCHVFMERLLPFIFSELLDKNVHLALSGDGLFTRFDEGEVPVYCVHGVPDIFTHVGRPSGEMQEIWLSEKDYNCAHSYVLRNCDYFQPFERMFEDYLTAKYVDISEKELSTKRADEYHIWVKDYVRYWSNTHEFPVWVKNIANGPVNKAKTWPIYFTRDFLFHTQEHGEGRKTCNYGICVKGESYTNASDEADYYGILTDIIQIEYEGVVNLKITLFKCKCYDPVIGRGTRRSNGGIVDVLSSRKYYEYEPFILGEYEDNEPIVLQQDNDDAVLMTTIEDIPVDHLLHARGEPINLDIDVEDAEPEDEFQCNLSSTSSDDEGEDGETPS, encoded by the exons ATGTGGTATCTCCCTATAGCTGATAGGTTGAAGAGAATGTATCAGAGCAAGAAGACTGCAGCGGCAATGAGGTGGCATGCTGAGCACCAAGCAAAAGAGGGAGAAATGTGTCATCCATCTGATGCGgcggagtggaaaaactttcaAGAAATACATCCCCGGTTTGCCGAAGAACCACgtaatgtttatcttggattatgtactgatggattCAATCCATTTGGAAGGTCTCATAATCATTCGTTGTGGCCTGTGATCTTGACTCCGTATAATCTGTCCCCCGGTATGTGCATGAAAACAGAGTACATGTTTCTTACAATGCTAAATTCCGGGCCAAATCATCCACGAGCTAGTCTTGATATCTTCCTCAAACCTCTGATTGAGGAGTTAAAAGAACTATGGTCAACTAGAGTTGAAGCATACGATGTGTCCTTGAATCAAAATTTTAACCTAAAAGCCGTGCTTCTGTGGACGATAAGCGACTTTCCGGCGTACAGCATGCTTTCCGGCGTACAGCATGCTTTCCGGATGGACGACCCATG GAAGacgtgttggtttgattgtcaccgaaGAATTCTTCCTTGTAATCATCCACTGAGGAAGAATAGAAAAGACTTCTTGAAGAGAAAATATGCGGTAAATGAAGTTCTACCTGATTCTTTGACTGGTGAGCAAGTTTATTCAGAGCAGTTAAATGGTGTCAATCCTCCTAAAACGTCTGTTTGCGGTGGAAATGGTCATGAAAAGAAGAAGCCTGGATATGGAAAGTACCATAATTGGCACAAGGAAAtcatattttgggagttgccatactGGAGGGATCTAATTCTCCGTCATaatcttgatgtgatgcatatcgAGAAGAATTTTTTCGACAACATCATGAATACTCTTATGAATGTGAAGGGTAAATCGAAAGACACAATCCAGTCAAGATTGGATATATCAGAGTTTTGTGATCGGCCACACTTACATGTTGATGGTGATGGTCAAGCTCCATTTCCTCCCTACACATTGGACGAAGCCGGGAAAAAAAGTTTATTGGAATGTGTGAAACACGAAGTTAAATTTCCCGACGGTTATGCTTCAGACTTAGCTAATTGTGTTGATATGGAGAACAACAAGTTCTCTGGCATGAAGAGTCATGACTGCCATGTTTTTATGGAGCGGCTACTTCCATTTATCTTTTCAGAACTCCTAGACAAAAATGTCCATCTTGCATTATCAG GTGATGGATT GTTTACACGATTTGATGAAGGTGAAGTCCCTGTATATTGTGTCCATGGAGTGCCTGATATATTTACACATGTAGGTCGTCCGAGTGGAGAAATGCAAGAGATATGGCTTTCCGAGAAAGACTATAACTGCGCACATTCATATGTATTGCGAAATTGTGATTATTTTCAGCCATTTGAGAG GATGTTTGaagattatctaactgcaaaaTACGTAGACATTTCCGAGAAAGAACTCTCCACAAAGAGAGCTGACGAATATCATATATGGGTGAAAGATTAC gTTCGTTACTGGAGCAACACACACGAGTTTCCTGTGTGGGTCAAAAATATTGCGAATGGACCCGTAAATAAGGCCAAAACCTGGCCCATCTACTTCACCAGAGATTTCTTATTTCATACGCAAGAGCATGGTGAGGGACGAAAGACTTGCAACTATGGCATATGTGTTAAAGGAGAGAGTTACACAAATGCATCAGATGAAGCTGATTACTATGGGATCTTAACTGATATCATTCAAATTGAGTATGAGGGGGTGGTGAATTTGAAAATTACACTTTTTAAGtgtaagtgctatgatcctgtgATTGGTAGAGGCACTCGGCGGAGCAATGGTGGCATCGTGGACGTTCTTTCATCGAGGAAATACTATGAATACGAACCATTTATTCTAG GAGAATACGAAGACAACGAACCGATAGTGTTACAACAAGACAATGATGATGCTGTATTGATGACTACAATTGAAGATATACCAGTCGACCATTTGTTACATGCTCGAGGAGAACCGATTAATCTTGATATTGATGTCGAAGATGCAGAACCGGAGGATGAATTCCAATGTAATCTATCCTCGACTTCTTCTGATGATGAAGGTGAAGATGGAGAAACACCATCCTAA